A window of the Pseudomonas furukawaii genome harbors these coding sequences:
- a CDS encoding aromatic ring-hydroxylating oxygenase subunit alpha yields the protein MSTLDPVEHLLANGLKNLWYPICPVGFIADRPVSLRRLGYKLALWRDTDGTLHALEDHCPHRGAPLSRGVNLGDRLQCPYHGVEVRCDGVTTRVPGSPGCKLEGSQATRYFHVTEAAGAVWLYNSAQNVEEAPPLVLPEQLTDPAFSHFLCYAEWRGDYRYVLDNVMDPMHGTYLHKQSHSMSEGESQAKFVTRDTDTGFIFEKDGQRGVNFDWTEWADTGVHWMRLEIPYPKTGGPGGNFHIVGSYTPISRELSAVFHWRCRALTGWQRDTWRFLYKNRLEARHWAVLEQDREMLEFMEPDANQRENLYQHDLGLVRLRRHMKNLAKAQLELIEARQL from the coding sequence ATGAGCACCCTGGACCCTGTTGAACACCTCCTGGCCAATGGCCTGAAGAACCTCTGGTACCCCATCTGCCCGGTCGGCTTCATCGCCGACAGGCCGGTCTCCCTGCGTCGCCTGGGCTACAAGCTGGCCCTCTGGCGCGACACCGACGGCACCTTGCATGCCCTCGAAGACCATTGCCCGCACCGGGGGGCGCCGCTGTCCCGCGGGGTGAACCTCGGCGACCGCCTGCAGTGCCCCTACCACGGCGTGGAAGTGCGCTGCGACGGCGTCACCACCCGCGTGCCCGGCAGCCCCGGCTGCAAGCTGGAAGGCAGCCAGGCGACCCGTTACTTCCATGTCACCGAGGCCGCCGGCGCGGTGTGGCTGTACAACTCGGCGCAGAACGTCGAGGAGGCGCCGCCCCTGGTGCTGCCGGAGCAGCTCACCGACCCGGCCTTCTCCCATTTCCTCTGCTACGCCGAGTGGCGCGGTGACTACCGCTACGTGCTGGACAACGTCATGGACCCCATGCACGGCACCTACCTGCACAAGCAGTCCCACTCCATGTCCGAAGGCGAGAGTCAGGCGAAGTTCGTCACCCGCGACACCGACACCGGTTTCATCTTCGAGAAGGACGGCCAGCGCGGGGTGAACTTCGACTGGACCGAATGGGCCGACACCGGCGTGCACTGGATGCGCCTGGAGATTCCCTATCCCAAGACCGGCGGCCCGGGCGGTAATTTCCACATCGTCGGCAGCTACACGCCCATCAGTCGCGAGCTCTCGGCCGTGTTCCACTGGCGTTGCCGGGCACTGACCGGCTGGCAGCGCGATACCTGGCGCTTCCTCTACAAGAACCGCCTGGAAGCCCGCCACTGGGCGGTGCTGGAACAGGACCGGGAAATGCTCGAGTTCATGGAGCCGGACGCCAACCAGCGGGAGAACCTCTACCAGCACGACCTGGGCCTGGTGCGCCTGCGCCGGCACATGAAGAACCTGGCCAAGGCCCAGCTCGAGCTGATCGAGGCCAGGCAGCTATGA
- a CDS encoding aldehyde dehydrogenase, with product MIDLDPIQPICIAGQWRLGGGDLYHSLYPATGEAIARLHAASLEDVEEAIIGADRAFRESGWAQRKPHERAAVLYRIAALIRERSEELAQLQRLDNGKPIKETRNLVASAAATFQFFAAACETLEETITPSRGDFVTMSVYEPMGVVAAITPWNSPIASEAQKLAPALAAGNAVVVKPAEVTPLAALALARICDEAGLPSGLVSVLPGKGSVIGDALTRHPLVKRVSFTGGTSTGKHIARIAADKMMLVSMELGGKSPTMVLADADLDHAVAGVLYGIFSSSGESCIAGSRLFVAREHYDEFMERLAAGAAALRVGDPADEGTQMGPLITARHRESVERYVELGVAEGGRLRTGGLRPQGAAFERGYFYTPTIIEGLGNDARLCQEEVFGPVLVAMPFDSEAALIEEANDSCYALAAGIWTRDFQRAWKLGRAVQAGTVWINTYKQFSIATPFGGWRDSGLGREKGRLGILQYMEQKSLYWGLNEQPLAWAGGH from the coding sequence GTGATTGACCTCGACCCGATCCAACCCATCTGCATCGCCGGCCAGTGGCGCCTGGGCGGTGGCGACCTCTACCACAGCCTCTACCCGGCCACCGGCGAAGCCATCGCCCGGCTCCACGCCGCCAGCCTGGAGGACGTGGAGGAGGCCATCATCGGCGCTGACCGCGCCTTCCGCGAGAGCGGCTGGGCCCAGCGCAAGCCCCACGAGCGCGCCGCCGTGCTCTATCGCATCGCCGCGCTGATCCGCGAGCGCAGCGAGGAGCTGGCCCAGTTGCAGCGCCTGGACAACGGCAAGCCGATCAAGGAAACCCGCAACCTGGTGGCCAGCGCCGCCGCCACCTTCCAGTTCTTCGCCGCCGCCTGCGAGACCCTGGAGGAGACCATCACCCCCTCCCGGGGCGATTTCGTCACCATGAGCGTCTACGAGCCCATGGGCGTGGTGGCCGCCATCACCCCCTGGAACTCGCCCATCGCCTCCGAGGCGCAGAAGCTGGCGCCGGCGCTGGCCGCCGGCAACGCCGTGGTGGTCAAGCCGGCGGAGGTCACCCCGCTGGCGGCCCTGGCGCTGGCCCGCATCTGTGACGAGGCCGGCCTGCCGAGCGGCCTGGTCAGCGTGCTGCCGGGCAAGGGATCGGTGATCGGCGATGCGCTGACCCGCCATCCCCTGGTCAAGCGGGTGTCCTTCACCGGCGGCACCAGCACCGGCAAGCACATCGCCCGTATCGCCGCCGACAAGATGATGCTGGTGTCCATGGAACTGGGGGGCAAGTCGCCCACCATGGTCCTGGCCGACGCCGACCTGGACCATGCGGTGGCCGGGGTGCTCTACGGCATCTTCAGCTCCAGCGGCGAGTCCTGCATCGCCGGTTCCCGCCTCTTCGTCGCCCGCGAGCACTACGACGAGTTCATGGAGCGCCTGGCGGCCGGCGCCGCCGCGTTGCGCGTCGGCGACCCGGCGGACGAAGGCACCCAGATGGGGCCCCTGATCACCGCCCGCCACCGCGAGTCGGTGGAGCGCTATGTCGAACTGGGCGTCGCCGAAGGCGGTCGCCTGCGCACCGGGGGCCTGCGTCCCCAGGGCGCGGCCTTCGAGCGCGGCTATTTCTACACCCCCACCATCATCGAAGGCCTCGGCAACGACGCGCGCCTGTGCCAGGAGGAGGTCTTCGGCCCGGTGCTGGTGGCCATGCCCTTCGACAGCGAAGCGGCCCTGATCGAAGAGGCCAACGACAGTTGCTACGCCCTCGCCGCCGGCATCTGGACCCGTGATTTCCAGCGGGCCTGGAAGCTGGGGCGCGCCGTGCAGGCCGGTACCGTGTGGATCAACACCTACAAGCAGTTCTCCATTGCCACCCCCTTCGGCGGCTGGCGCGACAGCGGCCTGGGCCGCGAGAAGGGCCGCCTGGGGATCCTCCAGTACATGGAGCAGAAGAGCCTCTACTGGGGCCTGAACGAACAACCGCTGGCCTGGGCCGGCGGCCACTGA
- the ltrA gene encoding group II intron reverse transcriptase/maturase: protein MAIQQALHQMPGKPGRDGAATGEARRGASSDEAGCPRHDQNHTGSGLLQEVLTRENLQLALKRVRANKGVAGVDGLGIDETVEHLKTAWPAIRAQLLAGTYRPSPVRRVLIPKPEGGERKLGIPTVTDRLIQQALLQILQPLLDPGFSDHSYGFRPGRSAHQAVLAAQRYIHSGRNILVDVDLEQFFDRVDHDLLIARLSRKVTDRGVLRLVRAYLNSGTLIDGVVVASERGTPQGGPLSPLLANVLLDEVDKELERRGHCFVRYADDANVYVRSLKAGQRVMAVLRRLYDRLRLQVNERKSAIASAFGRKFLGYSFWLSAQGEIKRGVASQALQRFKSRIRQLTSRNGGRSVSQVVESLRPYLLGWKAYFGLSQTPRRWRGFDEWIRRRLRAIQLKQWKTGRRTYRELRKLGAWPDLAAAIAGNSHRFWHNSVGLIHGVLTVAWFDRLGLPRLC, encoded by the coding sequence ATGGCGATACAGCAGGCCTTGCATCAGATGCCCGGGAAACCGGGGCGGGACGGAGCTGCAACGGGTGAAGCCCGACGCGGGGCGTCCAGCGATGAAGCCGGCTGTCCGCGCCATGACCAGAACCACACGGGGTCAGGGCTTCTGCAAGAAGTCCTGACAAGAGAGAACCTGCAACTGGCGCTCAAGCGCGTTCGGGCTAATAAAGGTGTTGCGGGCGTCGACGGTCTTGGGATCGATGAGACGGTCGAGCATCTGAAAACGGCCTGGCCCGCGATACGGGCACAGTTGCTGGCCGGGACGTATCGGCCAAGTCCGGTGCGTAGAGTCCTGATCCCCAAGCCGGAGGGTGGCGAGCGCAAGCTGGGCATCCCGACGGTGACGGACAGGCTGATCCAGCAGGCGCTGCTACAGATTCTGCAGCCGTTGCTGGACCCAGGGTTCAGTGATCATAGCTACGGCTTTCGTCCCGGTCGCAGCGCTCACCAAGCGGTACTGGCAGCGCAGCGATACATTCACTCGGGGCGGAACATCCTGGTGGACGTCGATCTGGAGCAGTTTTTCGATCGCGTCGACCATGACCTGTTGATCGCTCGACTGAGCAGAAAGGTGACCGACCGAGGCGTTCTGCGTCTGGTCCGGGCCTACCTGAACAGCGGGACGTTGATCGACGGCGTGGTGGTGGCCAGTGAACGAGGGACACCGCAAGGCGGCCCCCTTTCACCACTGCTGGCCAATGTATTGCTGGATGAGGTGGACAAAGAGTTGGAGCGACGAGGCCATTGCTTCGTCAGGTACGCGGACGACGCGAATGTTTACGTACGCAGCCTCAAGGCCGGTCAGCGGGTAATGGCAGTGCTCCGTCGCCTTTATGATCGACTCAGGCTGCAAGTGAACGAACGCAAGAGCGCGATTGCCAGTGCGTTTGGCCGCAAGTTCCTGGGCTACAGCTTTTGGCTGTCGGCTCAAGGCGAGATCAAACGCGGGGTGGCCAGCCAAGCACTGCAGCGGTTCAAAAGCCGCATCCGACAGCTGACGTCTCGAAACGGAGGCCGAAGTGTGTCGCAAGTGGTGGAAAGCCTGAGGCCTTACCTACTGGGTTGGAAAGCGTACTTCGGTCTATCGCAAACCCCTCGTCGTTGGCGGGGTTTTGATGAGTGGATACGCCGACGACTCAGGGCCATCCAGCTCAAACAATGGAAAACCGGACGGAGAACGTACCGTGAACTGCGCAAACTTGGAGCATGGCCTGATCTGGCAGCGGCGATAGCCGGCAACAGCCACAGGTTCTGGCACAACAGTGTCGGTCTGATCCATGGAGTGCTCACGGTGGCGTGGTTCGACCGGTTGGGTCTACCTCGACTCTGCTGA
- the nth gene encoding endonuclease III, giving the protein MNAAKRYEIFRRLHADDPNPTTELAYSTPFELLIAVILSAQATDVGVNKATARLYPVANTPEAIYALGVEGLSEYIKTIGLYNSKARNVIETCRILIERHESQVPDNREALEALPGVGRKTANVVLNTAFRQPTMAVDTHIFRVSNRTGIAPGKNVLEVEKKLLKFVPKEFLLDAHHWLILHGRYVCVARKPRCGACKIEDLCEYKAKTSDD; this is encoded by the coding sequence ATGAACGCCGCAAAACGCTACGAAATCTTTCGCCGTCTCCATGCCGACGACCCGAACCCCACCACTGAACTGGCCTACAGCACGCCGTTCGAGCTGCTGATCGCGGTGATCCTCTCCGCCCAGGCCACCGACGTGGGCGTGAACAAGGCCACGGCCAGGCTCTACCCCGTCGCCAACACCCCGGAGGCCATCTACGCGCTCGGCGTCGAGGGGCTCTCGGAGTACATCAAGACCATCGGCCTGTACAACAGCAAGGCGAGGAATGTCATCGAGACCTGCCGCATCCTCATCGAACGGCACGAAAGCCAGGTGCCGGACAATCGCGAAGCCCTGGAAGCCCTGCCCGGCGTAGGCCGCAAGACCGCCAACGTGGTGCTCAACACCGCCTTTCGCCAGCCCACCATGGCGGTGGATACCCACATCTTCCGGGTCAGCAACCGCACCGGCATAGCCCCCGGCAAGAACGTTCTGGAAGTGGAGAAGAAGCTGCTGAAATTCGTACCCAAGGAGTTCCTGCTGGACGCCCACCACTGGCTGATCCTCCACGGCCGCTACGTCTGCGTGGCCCGCAAACCGCGCTGCGGCGCGTGCAAGATCGAGGACCTGTGCGAGTACAAGGCGAAGACCTCGGACGATTGA
- a CDS encoding VOC family protein has protein sequence MSVLGIDEITYGVEDLATSARFFADWGLKEVAASHDEVVFESLNGCRVILAHLDKPGLPPAIEAGSTLREVVWGVESEADLKRYAERIARDPGFIEGEGRIGCLDPNGLAVRFQVTRKRDIQVPCGQSNTWQFKGRINQASPIYERAQPIEVGHVVFFVKDVNACERFYSERFGFVCSDRYPDRGAFMRCAEEGGHHDLFMLQLPQPRAGLNHVAFTVRDIHEVFGGGMHISRCGWDTEIGPGRHPVSSAYFWYFRNPAGALVEYYADEDQLTGEWQARTFEPGPTVFAEWAIAGGLDGNTRRQKNVEAPQGKFLTDKPKG, from the coding sequence ATGAGCGTATTGGGAATCGACGAAATCACCTACGGCGTGGAAGACCTGGCCACCAGCGCGCGCTTCTTCGCCGATTGGGGCCTGAAGGAAGTGGCGGCGAGCCACGACGAGGTCGTCTTCGAGAGCCTGAACGGCTGCCGCGTGATCCTGGCCCACCTGGACAAGCCCGGCCTGCCGCCGGCCATCGAGGCGGGCTCCACCCTGCGGGAAGTGGTCTGGGGCGTGGAAAGCGAGGCGGACCTCAAGCGCTACGCCGAGCGTATCGCCCGCGACCCCGGCTTCATCGAGGGCGAGGGCCGCATCGGCTGCCTGGACCCCAACGGCCTGGCGGTGCGCTTCCAGGTCACCCGCAAGCGCGATATCCAGGTGCCGTGCGGCCAGTCCAACACCTGGCAGTTCAAGGGCCGGATCAACCAGGCCAGCCCCATCTACGAGCGCGCCCAGCCCATCGAAGTCGGGCATGTGGTGTTCTTCGTCAAGGACGTCAACGCCTGCGAGCGGTTCTACAGCGAGCGCTTCGGCTTCGTCTGCTCCGACCGCTACCCGGACCGGGGCGCCTTCATGCGCTGCGCGGAGGAGGGCGGCCACCACGACCTCTTCATGCTGCAACTGCCCCAGCCGCGCGCCGGCCTCAACCACGTGGCCTTCACCGTGCGTGACATCCACGAGGTCTTCGGTGGCGGCATGCACATCTCCCGCTGCGGCTGGGATACCGAGATCGGCCCGGGACGGCATCCCGTGTCCTCCGCCTACTTCTGGTACTTCCGCAACCCGGCGGGCGCCCTGGTGGAGTACTACGCCGACGAGGACCAGCTCACCGGCGAGTGGCAGGCGCGGACCTTCGAGCCCGGCCCCACCGTCTTCGCCGAGTGGGCCATCGCCGGCGGCCTGGACGGCAACACCCGGCGGCAGAAGAACGTCGAGGCGCCCCAGGGCAAGTTCCTCACCGACAAACCCAAGGGCTGA
- a CDS encoding PDR/VanB family oxidoreductase: MTHNNTVTAFVHTLRFEAEGIISVELRPQGDQVFAPFTPGSHIDLHLGNGLVRSYSLFNSPEDSGRYVVGILRDRNSRGGSAYVHQNLRVGMPLTISLPRNHFQLDEGAGHTVLVAGGIGVTPIYCMFNRLRALGRSVELLYCARSRKEAAFVAELAAVTDVPVKLHFDDEQGGPIDLRAFLAERPSSAHFYCCGPTPMIEAFENLCESLGHGNVHVERFAAAPQAPTAPQGSYEVQLARSAKVIEVPSGKSLLDALLESGIEVDCSCREGVCGACETAVLEGEPDHRDGVLTKAEKAANRTMMVCVSGCKGSRLVLDL; encoded by the coding sequence ATGACTCACAACAACACGGTAACGGCCTTCGTCCACACGCTGCGCTTCGAGGCGGAAGGCATCATCAGCGTGGAGCTGCGCCCCCAGGGCGACCAGGTGTTCGCACCCTTCACCCCCGGCTCCCACATCGACCTGCACCTGGGCAATGGCCTGGTGCGCAGCTACTCGCTGTTCAACTCGCCGGAGGACAGTGGCCGCTATGTGGTGGGCATCCTCCGCGACCGCAACAGCCGGGGCGGCTCGGCCTACGTGCACCAGAACCTGCGGGTGGGCATGCCGCTGACCATTTCCCTGCCGCGCAACCACTTCCAGCTGGACGAGGGCGCCGGGCACACGGTGCTGGTGGCCGGCGGCATCGGCGTCACCCCCATCTACTGCATGTTCAACCGCCTGCGCGCCCTGGGCCGCTCGGTGGAACTGCTCTACTGCGCCCGTTCGCGCAAGGAGGCCGCCTTCGTGGCCGAGCTGGCCGCCGTCACCGACGTACCGGTGAAGCTGCACTTCGACGATGAGCAGGGCGGGCCCATCGACCTGCGGGCCTTCCTCGCCGAACGCCCCTCCAGTGCGCACTTCTATTGCTGCGGCCCGACGCCGATGATCGAGGCCTTCGAGAACCTCTGCGAAAGCCTCGGCCACGGCAATGTCCATGTCGAGCGATTCGCCGCCGCGCCCCAGGCCCCGACTGCGCCCCAGGGCAGCTACGAGGTGCAGCTGGCGCGTTCGGCCAAGGTCATCGAAGTGCCCAGCGGAAAGTCCCTGCTGGATGCCCTGCTGGAGTCGGGGATCGAAGTGGACTGCAGCTGCCGCGAGGGCGTCTGCGGTGCCTGCGAGACGGCGGTGCTGGAAGGCGAGCCGGACCATCGCGACGGCGTCCTGACCAAGGCCGAGAAAGCGGCCAACCGGACCATGATGGTCTGCGTTTCCGGCTGCAAGGGTTCACGCCTGGTGCTGGACCTCTAG
- a CDS encoding RnfABCDGE type electron transport complex subunit G gives MNRRSALSLVLLALCGLALLLIARHWLADPIEAGRQAAHERALLDLMPPGSYDNHPLTRPIALPASELLGQPAPREAWLATRASEPVAVLLPVTAQGYEGPIRLLLAIRPDGRLLASKVLEHRETPGIGDAIEPTRSPWLAGFADVSLVDHPEADWRVTADKGRFDQIAGATITSRAVVSALQRGLQYFDQHRRLLMEPPP, from the coding sequence ATGAACCGCCGCAGCGCCCTGTCCCTCGTCCTGCTGGCCCTCTGTGGCCTGGCGCTGCTGCTCATCGCCCGGCACTGGCTCGCCGACCCGATCGAAGCGGGACGCCAGGCGGCCCATGAGCGCGCCCTGCTGGACCTGATGCCCCCCGGCAGCTACGACAACCATCCCCTGACCCGCCCCATCGCCCTGCCCGCCAGCGAACTGCTGGGCCAGCCCGCCCCCCGGGAAGCCTGGCTCGCCACCCGCGCCAGCGAGCCGGTGGCGGTGCTGCTGCCGGTGACCGCCCAAGGCTACGAAGGACCGATCCGGCTGCTGCTGGCGATCCGCCCCGATGGCCGGCTGCTGGCCTCCAAGGTCCTGGAGCACCGGGAAACCCCGGGTATCGGCGACGCCATCGAACCTACCCGCAGCCCCTGGCTGGCCGGTTTCGCCGACGTCTCCCTGGTCGATCACCCGGAAGCCGACTGGCGAGTGACGGCCGACAAGGGCCGGTTCGACCAGATCGCCGGCGCCACCATCACCTCCCGCGCCGTGGTCTCGGCGTTGCAGCGTGGCCTGCAGTACTTCGACCAGCACCGTCGGCTGCTCATGGAGCCCCCGCCATGA
- a CDS encoding RidA family protein: MTPVRRIRTDAVPEPASASWSNALLVGRELVMSGMTGHAATRLAAERGEPLDAHAQTLLVLGKVKALLEAASGHIGNIYKLNIYVTRIDDKDAVGRARRDFFTGQDHFPASTLVEVSGLVFPELRVEVDAWARLDIDLTRCDEA; encoded by the coding sequence ATGACCCCGGTCCGCCGCATCCGCACCGACGCCGTCCCCGAGCCGGCCAGCGCCAGCTGGTCCAACGCCCTGCTGGTGGGCCGGGAGCTGGTGATGTCCGGGATGACCGGGCACGCCGCGACCCGCCTGGCGGCGGAGCGGGGCGAGCCCCTGGACGCCCATGCCCAGACCCTGCTGGTGCTGGGCAAGGTGAAGGCGTTGCTGGAAGCGGCGAGCGGCCATATCGGCAACATCTACAAGCTCAACATCTACGTCACCCGCATCGACGACAAGGACGCGGTCGGGCGCGCGCGGCGCGACTTCTTCACCGGCCAGGACCACTTCCCGGCCTCCACCCTGGTGGAGGTGAGCGGGCTGGTGTTCCCGGAACTGCGGGTGGAAGTCGACGCCTGGGCGCGCCTGGACATTGATCTGACCCGCTGCGACGAAGCCTGA
- a CDS encoding recombinase-like helix-turn-helix domain-containing protein codes for MQDRYLEPHQARSREPNAFEDLLGDSIERAYAAGLHDLPGLLGYLNQAGPTCPGGGPWTEEAYTTLMARLGE; via the coding sequence ATGCAAGACCGTTACCTCGAACCCCACCAGGCCCGTAGCCGCGAGCCGAACGCCTTCGAAGACCTGCTCGGCGATTCCATCGAGCGCGCCTACGCGGCCGGCCTGCACGACCTGCCGGGCCTGCTGGGCTACCTCAACCAGGCCGGCCCCACCTGCCCTGGTGGCGGTCCCTGGACCGAAGAGGCCTACACCACCCTGATGGCCCGCCTGGGCGAGTGA
- a CDS encoding Rnf-Nqr domain containing protein: MKTLHPSLLGLALLVGATDLLVKGVALALLGLPLLGLFGLALPLLDRHLQGAAHWLAALLLAALLVSLGNLLLQAGAFELHRALGPFAYLLVLPCLQLARQERQDAFEGVRAGLALALLALPLAALREILGQGSLLAHADWLLGPGAATWRLELDGAGIPLFALAPGAFILLGTLLALWRHLTTTRTDSR, translated from the coding sequence ATGAAGACCCTGCACCCGAGCCTGCTGGGCCTCGCCCTGCTGGTAGGCGCCACCGACCTGCTGGTGAAAGGGGTGGCGCTCGCCCTTCTCGGGCTGCCCCTGCTCGGCCTCTTCGGCCTGGCGCTGCCCCTGCTGGACCGCCACCTCCAGGGGGCCGCTCACTGGCTCGCCGCCCTGCTGCTGGCCGCCCTGCTGGTGAGCCTGGGCAACCTGCTGCTGCAGGCCGGCGCCTTCGAGTTGCACCGGGCCCTGGGTCCTTTCGCCTACCTGCTGGTGCTGCCCTGCCTGCAACTGGCCCGCCAGGAGCGCCAGGACGCCTTCGAAGGCGTGAGGGCGGGCCTGGCCCTCGCCCTGCTCGCCCTGCCGCTGGCCGCCCTGCGGGAAATCCTCGGCCAGGGCAGCCTGCTGGCCCACGCCGACTGGTTGCTGGGCCCCGGAGCCGCCACCTGGCGCCTGGAGCTGGACGGCGCGGGCATCCCCCTGTTCGCCCTGGCGCCCGGAGCCTTTATCCTGCTCGGCACGCTGCTGGCGCTCTGGCGCCACCTGACCACCACAAGAACCGACTCCCGATGA
- a CDS encoding RnfABCDGE type electron transport complex subunit D produces MQWVLLACVPGLLALLWHFGWGSLLQLLVALPVALGCEALVRRLRRQAADAASALFNQPLLGEGSALVSATLLALALPPYAPWWLTACACAFGLLFGKALFGGFGQNPFNPAMLGYAVVLVAFPAQLNQWPVPGQHPGLLESLQQVLGLGGGLPDGWSQATVLDSLKHNDRLTIEELFASHPAFGGLGGQGAEWVNLAFLAGGLLLLQRKVIRWHAPLGLLAGLFVASLLGWNGSGSDSNGSPIFHLFSGATMLGAFFIATEPVSGPGSDRARLWFGLGAGLLIYVIRAWGGYADGVAFAILLMNLLVPSLDRLAERRRQVPS; encoded by the coding sequence ATGCAATGGGTGCTGCTGGCGTGCGTGCCCGGACTGCTGGCCCTGCTCTGGCACTTCGGCTGGGGCAGCCTTCTGCAACTGCTGGTGGCCCTGCCGGTGGCCCTGGGCTGCGAAGCCCTGGTGAGACGGCTGCGCCGACAAGCCGCGGATGCCGCCAGCGCCCTGTTCAACCAGCCGCTGCTGGGCGAAGGCAGCGCCCTGGTCAGCGCCACACTGCTGGCCCTTGCCCTGCCGCCCTACGCCCCCTGGTGGCTCACCGCCTGCGCCTGTGCCTTCGGCCTGCTGTTCGGCAAGGCCCTGTTCGGCGGTTTCGGCCAGAACCCCTTCAACCCCGCCATGCTGGGCTACGCGGTGGTGCTGGTGGCCTTTCCCGCCCAGCTCAACCAATGGCCCGTGCCGGGCCAGCACCCGGGGCTGCTGGAGTCCCTGCAACAGGTGCTGGGCCTCGGCGGCGGCCTGCCGGACGGCTGGAGCCAGGCCACGGTCCTGGACAGCCTCAAGCACAACGACCGCCTGACCATCGAGGAACTGTTCGCCAGTCACCCCGCCTTCGGCGGCCTCGGCGGGCAGGGCGCGGAGTGGGTCAACCTGGCCTTTCTCGCCGGCGGCCTGCTGCTCCTGCAGCGCAAGGTGATCCGCTGGCACGCGCCCCTGGGCCTGCTGGCCGGGCTCTTCGTCGCCAGCCTGCTGGGCTGGAACGGAAGCGGCTCCGACTCCAATGGATCCCCCATCTTCCACCTGTTCAGCGGCGCCACCATGCTCGGCGCCTTCTTCATCGCCACCGAACCCGTCTCCGGCCCGGGCAGCGACCGTGCCCGCCTCTGGTTCGGCCTGGGTGCCGGGCTGCTCATCTACGTCATCCGCGCCTGGGGGGGCTACGCCGATGGCGTCGCCTTCGCCATCCTGCTGATGAACCTGCTGGTACCGAGCCTGGATCGCCTCGCCGAGCGGCGGCGGCAGGTGCCTTCATGA
- a CDS encoding PA3496 family putative envelope integrity protein gives MSTAKDEIEIEDEFVADDGEESDAPVENAKTNLTKRRIIDNYLEERRLQKQLNDYDFDL, from the coding sequence ATGAGCACCGCCAAAGACGAGATCGAGATCGAAGATGAATTCGTCGCCGACGACGGCGAAGAGTCGGATGCCCCGGTAGAGAACGCGAAGACCAACCTGACCAAGCGCCGCATCATCGACAACTACCTCGAAGAACGACGCCTGCAGAAGCAGCTGAACGACTACGACTTCGACCTCTGA